In a single window of the Hippocampus zosterae strain Florida chromosome 6, ASM2543408v3, whole genome shotgun sequence genome:
- the LOC127601955 gene encoding volume-regulated anion channel subunit LRRC8A, whose amino-acid sequence MIPITELRYFVDTQPAYRILKPWWDVFTDYISIVMLMISVFGGTLQVTQDKMICLPCKWVVDQTCKKNLNSSFTTPLSWEPKGIRYDLDRHQYNYVDAVCYETRLHWFAKYFPYLVLLHTLIFLACSNFWFKFPRTSSKLEHFVSILLKCFDSPWTTRALSETVVEESDPKPMKMNGSMEHKESVISEDVEASVPMLQRTKTRLEQGIVDRTETGVLDKKEGEQAKALFEKVKKFRIHVEEGDIVYRLYIRQTMIKVVKFILIICYTGYYVNDIKFSVDCNVDIESLTGYSVYRCAHPLATLFKILACFYISLVVVYGFICMYTLCWMLRRSLKRYSFESIREESSYSDIPDVKNDFAFMLHMIDQYDPLYSKRFAVFLSEVSENKLRQLNLNNEWTLDKLRQRITKNSQEKLELHLFMLSGIPDTVFDLMELEVLKLELIPDVTIPPIIAQLVNLREMWLYHTPAKIEAPALAFLRENLKSLHIKFTDIKEIPLWIYSLKNLSELHLTGNLSAENNRYIVIDGLRELKRLKVLRLKSNLTKLPQVVTDVGMHLQKLSVNNEGTKLMVLNSLKKMVNLTELELIRCDLERIPHSIFSLHNLQEIDLKDNNLKTIEEIISFQHLHRLVCLKLWYNQIAYIPIQIGTLINLEKLYLNRNKIEKIPGQLFYCRKLRFLDLSHNNLTNIPADIGSLQNLQYLAVTANRIESLPNELFQCKKLRTLNLGNNCLQSLPSRFGELSGLTQLELRGNRLECLPVELAECRQLKRTGLIVEEDLFNTLPTEVKEQLWRTDKEQI is encoded by the exons ATGATCCCCATCACTGAACTGCGGTACTTTGTGGACACGCAGCCGGCCTACCGCATCCTGAAACCATGGTGGGACGTGTTCACCGACTACATTTCCATCGTCATGCTCATGATCTCGGTGTTCGGGGGCACTCTGCAAGTCACCCAGGACAAGATGATCTGCTTGCCCTGCAAGTGGGTGGTCGATCAGACCTGCAAGAAGAACTTGAATTCCTCCTTCACCACGCCTCTTTCATGGGAGCCCAAAGGAATCCGGTACGATTTGGACCGCCACCAGTACAACTACGTGGACGCCGTGTGCTACGAGACTCGATTACACTGGTTTGCCAAGTATTTCCCCTACCTGGTTCTACTCCATACCCTTATTTTCTTGGCCTGTAGCAACTTTTGGTTCAAGTTTCCCCGCACGAGCTCCAAACTGGAGCACTTTGTGTCCATCTTACTCAAGTGCTTCGACTCGCCGTGGACCACCAGGGCTCTGTCCGAGACGGTGGTGGAAGAAAGCGATCCGAAACCCATGAAAATGAACGGCTCCATGGAGCACAAGGAGTCGGTCATCAGCGAAGACGTGGAGGCCAGCGTGCCCATGCTCCAGAGGACCAAGACGCGCCTGGAGCAGGGCATCGTGGATCGAACGGAGACGGGCGTTTTGGATAAGAAGGAAGGCGAGCAGGCCAAAGCGCTCTTCGAGAAAGTCAAGAAGTTCCGAATCCACGTGGAAGAAGGGGACATCGTGTACCGGCTGTACATCCGTCAGACCATGATCAAGGtggtcaaattcattttgatcATCTGCTACACGGGCTACTACGTGAACGATATCAAGTTCAGCGTGGACTGCAACGTGGATATCGAGAGTCTGACGGGCTACAGCGTGTATCGCTGCGCTCATCCGCTGGCGACGCTCTTTAAGATCCTGGCCTGTTTCTACATCAGCTTGGTGGTGGTGTACGGCTTCATCTGCATGTACACGCTGTGCTGGATGCTGCGGCGCTCGCTCAAGAGGTATTCCTTCGAGTCGATCCGAGAAGAGAGCAGCTACAGCGACATCCCCGACGTCAAGAACGACTTTGCCTTCATGCTGCACATGATCGATCAGTACGACCCGCTCTACTCCAAGCGCTTTGCCGTCTTCCTCTCGGAGGTGAGCGAGAACAAACTGAGGCAGCTCAACCTCAACAACGAGTGGACCCTGGACAAGCTCAGGCAGAGGATCACCAAGAACTCTCAGGAGAAGCTGGAGCTGCACCTTTTCATGCTCAGCGGCATTCCGGATACCGTCTttgacctgatggagctggaggttCTCAAACTGGAGCTCATACCGGACGTGACCATCCCGCCCATCATCGCTCAGCTCGTCAACCTGCGGGAGATGTGGCTCTACCACACGCCGGCGAAAATCGAGGCGCCGGCGTTGGCCTTTCTGCGGGAGAACTTGAAGTCGCTGCACATCAAGTTCACCGATATCAAAGAGATCCCTTTGTGGATTTACAGCTTGAAGAACCTCAGCGAGCTTCATCTCACCGGGAATCTCAGCGCGGAGAACAACCGCTACATCGTCATCGATGGGCTGCGGGAGCTGAAAAGGCTCAAGGTCCTGCGTTTGAAGAGCAATCTCACCAAGCTGCCGCAGGTGGTGACCGACGTGGGCATGCACCTCCAGAAGCTCTCCGTCAACAACGAAGGCACCAAGCTGATGGTGCTCAACAGCCTGAAGAAAATGGTCAACCTGACGGAACTGGAGCTGATCCGCTGCGACCTGGAGCGCATACCCCACTCCATCTTCAGCCTGCACAATTTGCAGGAGATCGACTTGAAGGACAACAACCTGAAGACCATCGAGGAGATCATCAGCTTCCAGCACCTGCACAGGCTGGTCTGCCTTAAACTCTGGTACAATCAGATTGCCTACATTCCCATTCAGATTGGCACGCTGATCAATCTGGAGAAGCTGTACCTGAACCGAAATAAGATTGAGAAGATTCCCGGCCAGTTGTTTTATTGTCGCAAGCTTCGCTTTCTGGACCTGAGCCACAACAACTTAACCAATATCCCGGCGGACATCGGCTCCCTGCAGAACCTTCAGTACCTCGCCGTAACTGCCAATAGA ATCGAGAGCCTCCCCAATGAGCTTTTCCAGTGCAAGAAACTGCGCACTTTGAACCTGGGCAACAACTGCCTGCAGTCCCTGCCGTCGCGTTTCGGCGAGCTGAGCGGACTGACGCAACTGGAGCTGAGAGGCAACCGTCTGGAGTGTCTGCCCGTGGAGCTGGCAGAGTGCCGGCAGCTGAAGAGAACCGGTCTGATTGTGGAGGAGGACCTCTTCAACACGCTTCCCACGGAAGTCAAAGAACAATTGTGGAGGACGGACAAAGAGCAAATTTGA
- the LOC127602581 gene encoding 3-oxoacyl-[acyl-carrier-protein] reductase FabG-like, with protein MQVSGMSASSVALRASSLKGKVTLITGASSGIGAGTAVLFAKLGAVLALNGRDVENLTKVAKECTECGGGTQHLLVPGDLTDEDTVKKTVEEVIARFGRLDVLVNNAGILAMGGIETSDLATYDRVMNINVRSVYQLTQLCVPHLIKTKGCIVNVSSVAGCRSYPDNLAYCVSKCALDQFTRCVALELAPKQVRVNSVCPGVIVTDIFKKAGMDEKENAMLFEKSKQTHALGRPGEVDEVAHGIAFLASDAASFITGVNLPIDGGRHAMSPREI; from the exons ATGCAAGTTAGTGGAATGTCGGCCTCAAGTGTCGCTTTAAGA GCGTCTTCCCTGAAGGGAAAAGTGACCCTGATCACGGGTGCCAGCTCGGGTATCGGTGCAGGCACGGCCGTCCTGTTTGCGAAACTGGGAGCTGTCCTGGCACTCAATGGCAGAGATGTGGAGAATCTGACGAAAGTGGCCAAAGAGTGTACAGAGTGTGGTGGCGGAACTCAG CATCTACTCGTGCCCGGCGACCTTACAGACGAGGACACAGTGAAGAAGACGGTGGAGGAAGTTATCGCGCGCTTCGGCCGGCTGGACGTCCTGGTGAACAACGCCGGCATCCTGGCCATGGGCGGCATCGAGACGTCAGACCTGGCGACGTACGACAGGGTCATGAACATTAATGTCAG ATCTGTCTACCAACTGACCCAACTCTGTGTGCCTCACCTGATCAAGACCAAAGGCTGCATTGTCAACGTATCCAGCGTCGCTGGATGCAGATCG TATCCGGACAACCTGGCCTATTGTGTGTCCAAGTGTGCCCTTGACCAATTCACTCGTTGTGTAGCTCTGG AACTGGCACCAAAGCAAGTTCGAGTCAACTCTGTGTG CCCTGGTGTGATCGTCACAGACATTTTCAAGAAAGCAGGAATGGATGAGAAGGAGAATGCAATG TTATTTGAAAAGTCCAAGCAGACTCACGCACTTGGTCGGCCAGGTGAAGTGGACGAGGTGGCACACGGCATCGCCTTCCTGGCATCGGACGCTGCTAGTTTCATTACCGGAGTCAACCTCCCCATCGACGGGGGCCGCCATGCTATGAGTCCAAGAGAAATCTAA
- the LOC127602582 gene encoding LOW QUALITY PROTEIN: 3-oxoacyl-[acyl-carrier-protein] reductase FabG-like (The sequence of the model RefSeq protein was modified relative to this genomic sequence to represent the inferred CDS: inserted 2 bases in 1 codon), whose translation MASGDAYKVSSLKGKVTLITGASSGIGAGTAALFAKLGAALALNGRDVESLKKVAKECTEYAGGTEPLLVPGDLTDENTVRXSVFHLTQLCVPHLVKTKGSIVNVSSINGQRSFPGVLAYCMSKSAIDQFTRCVALELASKQVRVNSVCPGVIVTEVHKRAGLNEEQYAQFLEKCKQTHALGRPGEVDEVAHSIAFLASDAATFITGVNLPIDGGRHAMCPR comes from the exons ATGGCATCAGGAGACGCATATAAA GTGTCTTCCCTGAAGGGAAAAGTGACCCTGATCACGGGTGCCAGTTCAGGTATCGGTGCAGGTACGGCCGCCCTGTTTGCTAAATTGGGAGCTGCGCTGGCTCTCAATGGCAGAGATGTGGAGAGTCTGAAGAAAGTAGCCAAGGAGTGCACAGAGTATGCTGGAGGAACTGAG CCTTTGCTTGTGCCCGGCGATCTGACAGACGAGAACACAGTGAG ATCTGTGTTCCACCTGACCCAGCTCTGTGTGCCTCACCTGGTCAAGACCAAAGGCTCCATCGTCAACGTGTCCAGCATCAATGGACAGAGATCG TTCCCTGGTGTTCTGGCCTATTGTATGTCCAAGTCGGCCATTGACCAATTCACTCGCTGTGTCGCACTGG AACTAGCATCGAAGCAAGTTCGAGTCAACTCCGTGTG TCCCGGTGTGATCGTGACAGAAGTGCACAAGAGGGCAGGATTGAATGAGGAGCAATATGCTCAG ttCCTAGAAAAGTGCAAGCAGACTCACGCACTCGGCCGACCGGGCGAAGTGGACGAGGTGGCCCACAGCATCGCCTTCCTGGCATCGGATGCCGCCACTTTCATCACCGGAGTCAACCTCCCCATCGACGGGGGCCGCCATGCTATGTGCCCACGATAG